CATACAGCTTTTGAAACTTTGACAGCACATGATAAAAGGTCTCGTTTTGACTGCTATCAGGCTTTGTAAAGATGACTACAGCGGGCTTATCTCCTGCAACAGCCTTATCGTAAAGCTCCTTGTCAGTTATCTCCTCAAATCCTTCAAACATACCAAACCTCCCACTTATATTTTACTCCATTCAGAAGGAGTAATTAAAGCCTACGAGGAAACTTCTTGGCATGCCAGGGGCTAAGGCTCTTGAACTATCCCTTTGCGGGTCTACAGGTACTGGCAGAAATGGGTTCAGTTTTGCTGCATCTTCCAAAGATACATATCTGCCGGTTGTTTCGTACTTTTTGTCAAATACATTTTCAACCCTTGCAAAAAGAGTCAGATTTCCAAGCCTGTAATTGGCTGTAAGGTTCACCAGAGTGTAACTGTTGGTTTTTCTGTCAAGGTTTGCCTCATCACCCAAAAGATACACACCCGATGTATAGAGTATGTCCGTTCCTACACTCAAACCCTTTAAAAGTTCATAGCTCATTCCGAGTTTAATGCTATGCTTAGGTATACCAGGTATTTTGTCCCCAGGATTTACCACCAAAGCTCTCAGATCACAGTTGACTCTTGGGTTGCTACCACCACTGTTGCATACTTCGCGTATCAAGGGATGATTTGGGCTACTGAAAAGCTCCTGAGTTCTAAACTCCGCATCCAGAAGAGTATATCCTGCAAAGACCTCCAACTTTCCCATCTTGCCTTCAAGTCCTAATTCCAAACCCCTTCTTCTTGTCTTACTCACATTTTTAAAGTAAATCTGTCCAAGGCTCCCGCCTGCAACAGGAAGTATGTCATCCTTGAGGTCCGTATTAAAGAGAGATAAGTACCAATAAATGTTTCCTGCCATGATGCCCTTTATTCCAGTTTCATGCGTTTTTGCCACAACCTGCCTGAGGGGTGGGTCCTGCACAAAAGCGGAGGGGAGTCTGCAGGGCTCGTTGGGGTCAGAACATGTAATTTCTACAGGTGTGGGAGCCCTTGAAGACTCAAAGTAGGAGGCATAAACAAATGTATTGTGCAGAACCTCATAAGAAGCCCCCACAGCAGGGTTAAATCTTGAGTAGGAATTGGTACCGTTTATATCTGGAAACAGCCCTGTCCTATCCTCTAATTTCACCCTAATGTGATTGAACCTTCCACCTAGAAAGAGGTCAAGAGGCTTGAAGGGAGAGAGAATATCAAGGAAGTAAAGGCTATAAACTGCATTTCTGTTTTTGACATCCCTGAAGAAAACTTCATCTCCAGCGGAGCCTAAAAGTATGCCAAAGCCTGACACCTCTCTGTTGGGTTTGAAGGCTCCAACCTCGCGATCAAATATATACTTCGCATCAGATACATCTACCCCCGCACCTATCGTTAAGCTATTTTTTATACCTCTTATACCTCCCTTCAGTGTTGTCTGAATAGTACCACCATAAACATTTTGTTTTATTACCGTCCTGTTTACCACGCCAGGTATTAGTCCCTCGGGAAATGGTATAGGATTACCCCTTTTATCCAATACAGGTTGTTCATCTTCTGTAACGAGTATGCTATCCTCTACCTCAAAATCTGTCATATCACCGCTGTCAAAACTGAACCTGCTCTTTTTGTAATAGAGGTTCCAGTCAAGGTTTATATGATCGCTTAGTTCATAACTACCACGGTGAGTAAAGATGTAGGTATTATTTTTGTATATATCCCTTGCTGTGAAAGCCATCTTTCTGTCAATGCCCAAAAACTTTTCCAATAGCACATCTGTGCTCTGTATGCTGTTATCCGCAGCAATTATGGAGAAGTCAAGAAAACCTCTATCAAGCAGGTAAGAGAGCTTACCCAAACCTCTTTTTATATCCGTATCCGAAAAATCCCTCCATCCCTTTCCCTTAAACCAATCACCGGTAAGGTAAAGTCCAAGATTTTCTCTAAGCTTATAACTCGTTTGAAACCAGCCGGATCTTCTCTCAAAGGAACCCACATAGGCACCCACCTCGCTTCCCGAAAAGCTAAAAGCGTTCTTTGTCTCTATGGAAAGGGAGCCGCCAAGGGTATTAAGACCAAAAATTGGATTAGAGCCGGGTATCAAATTTACGCTGTTTATGGCTTTATCAGGTATTATGTCCCAATTTACCACATCCCCAAAAGGCTCGTTCATACGCACACCGTCAAGATATACAGAAAGACCCTGAGGCTGGCCTATCATCCAAGAAGATGTAAATCCTCTGTACATAAGCGTATTCTGAAAGGGATTACTCCTATCTGTTGAAAGGTGGATACTGCTGAACCTTAGGTTTAAGAAGTCACTTAAGTTCACAGTTCTCTGCTTTTCAATCTCTTTATATGTTTCCGTTTCCACAGAGGATGGGAACCTCTCTTTTGAGACATCCACACCATGTAAAGGTGAGATCCCTATTACCTCAATAGGTTCAAGCTCCCTCTCTTTCTCTTGGGCAAAGGATGTTAAAACCAGAGAAATTAAAAAAAGTATCCCCTTTGAAAGTCCTCTCATAGCACACCTCCAAAATGTGTTTTTAAAGAGCTTACCAAAAAGTTATAATATTTACAATGATATAAATCATATATTCTCTTCGTAAGCTAAGTCCTTTGAGAGTCTATAGTAGTTTTCCCTTCCGCTTTTTAATATTTCCACATACCCTTTTTTACACAGGGATCTTATGGCTCTTGATACATTACCTATATCGCTGTTGACTTCCTTTGCTATCTTGTGCAAAGGTATGTGTATCCAGCTGTCTGTGCTGCATGTAGTTACGAAGAAGAGTAGAATTTTAAGTTCGTCCTTATTCAAAGAACCTAAGACGCGGCGAAGGGGTTTTTTTAGCATCTTTTTGGTTCTGCGCTTATGCATGGCAAGCTCAACGGATACATATATGTCCTTATCGTCAAAAGGTTTTACCAGATAGCCAAGGTAATCCGTGTCCTTAACCCTTGATAGTGTTTCTTCATCAGTATAAGCGGTCACATACACAACTGGTATGCCTAAAGTGGTGTTAAGGTAACGGGCAGTCTCTATCCCGTCTATACTCCCCTTTAAAACTATGTCCACAAAAGCTAAGTCAGGATGGAACTCCTTCACCAGTTTTATAGCTTCTTCACCGGAAGGGCAGGCAACTACATAATAACCAAAGGATTCTAATATATCCTTCATATACCTTGCTACTATCACCTCGTCCTCAATTATGAGAAGCCTTCCCTTAAGCATATTATTAAAAATTATGTACCTACACGTGCTGTTGCTGGAGCTTTTTAGCACTCTCTTACTTTTAATCATACTTCTTTACCTCTTTTGGGCAGGTAGAAGGGAAAGCATAAATAAGCAGGAAGGCTGGAATTACATACTTTTGGGCTTTTTCTTAGTCTTTGTAGGTACGCTTTTAGACTTTGGCGACAACTTTCCTGAATTGAATAGCTACTTTATTTTGGGTAAAATCTCACATAAACCTTTTTTTGAGTTATTTGAGAGATTTTTCGGTTATTTTTTAGGCTTTTTTTTGCTAGCTATTGGACTCAAAAAGTGGATGCCCACGATAATAAAGCTAAAAGAGTTTCAAAGGGAGCTGGAGAAATCCCACGAAGAACTTGAAAGAAAGGTAAGAGAAAGAACAGAACACCTACTTTCTGAAATAGCACATCGTAAGCGTGTTGAAGAAAAGCTGTTGGCTTCACTTGAAGAAAGGAACATACTTTTGAGAGAGGTGCACCATCGCGTGAAGAATAACTTACAGATAGTGCTTAGCTTGATAGGCATGAGGCTCAGAACCATTAAAAATGCATCATCAAGGGCAGTACTTGAGGACTTACATCAGCGCATAATGGCTATCTCCCTTATACACGAAAGCCTCTACAAGTCCGAAAGTATAACCAGCATAGATGCAGGCATCTACATAGAGAATTTGCTCAATAATCTGTACATGTTTTACGGTAAAGATGTACGCATCCATAGTGAGATTAGCAATACACTCTTAAGTATAGACATAGCAACCTCAGTAGGGATAATATTGAGCGAACTTGTGGTGAATGCACTAAAGCATGCCTTTCCGCACGGTCACGGTGGTAATATCTATGTACACTTTAAAGATACGGATGATTGTATACTACTTGAGGTGTGGGATGATGGTGTAGGGTTGAGAGACAAGGGAAAGGATGAAAAACTTGGACTTAAGCTCATAGGTATGTTCCTTGAACACTTAAAGGGGAGCATGGAGATGGAAGGAGGAAAAGGTACTCGCTTCAAAATTCGCATACCGAAAGTGTATGATATAAAATAAAATTCCTGGGAACTCTTGACAGGATATAGTCAAACGGTTATACTTTAAGGACACTATTGAGGGTATCCGCTAAGCGGATTAAAATGAAATTTTATGAGAACCTTAAAGTATCCCCCGAGTTCTTGTGGATAGGGGGTAGTAGGCAGGAGGTTTTGGACTCCTGCAGGGTGGAATGTTAGTAAAGGAGTTTAATTATGGCGCAGGTGAGCCTTGATCTTATTGTGACTCTTATTAAGGTGCTTTTGCTTTTGGGCATTTTGCTTGGGCTTGGTGCTTATCTTACTTGGTTTGAAAGAAAATTGGCTGGACATATTCAGGCGCGCATGGGTCCCAAGTTGGTGGGTCCTTTTGGTCTTTTGCAACCTCTTGCTGATGGCATAAAGCTTCTCACTAAGGAGTCTATCATACCCAGAGGCGCAGATAGACCGGTTTACTACCTTGCCATAGTTTTATCCTTGGCACCTGCTTTACTGCTTTTTTCCGTAATACCTTTCGGACCGGGCTTTAATCTCTTCGGTTATGAGGTAAAACCTGTCATATCTGATGTAAACATCGCTCTGATTTTTATATTTGCCATGGGTTCTCTTGCGGTTTATGGGACCATATTCTCAGGATGGGCTTCTAACTCCAAGTACGCCTTTATAGGTTCTCTGAGAAAGAGTGCGGTCATGATAGCTTACGAGGTGATACTGGGTTTTTCAGTTTTAGGTGTTGTGCTTTTGGCGGGCACTTTGAGCACTGTAGGTATAGTGGAAGCCCAGATAAAGAGCGGTGTTTGGTATATACTCTACCAACCTGTCGCTTTCCTTCTGTATCTCTTTTGCATGCTGGCAGAGTCGGGGAGAGTTCCCTTTGACATTCAGGAGGCTGAGGCGGAGCTGGTAACCGGATACAATGTAGAATACGGTGGCATGCGTTTTGGAGTTTTCCCCCTTGCCGAGTGGTATCTGAATGTTATGGCTCTTTCCGCACTTGCGGTTATTCTTTTCTTCGGTGGTTGGTCTGGACCAAACATTTTTGGACCTTTCTCGCCTTACTTGTGGTTTCTTATAAAAACCTTTTCCTTAGTCTTCTTTGTTCTCTGGCTACACTGGACTTTGCCCAGATTTCAGGCAAGGGACATAACCGAGATAGCTTGGAAGGTGCTTCTTCCTTTAGCTCTTGCCAACGTTGTCTTAACCGCAGTGGTTTTATATGTTCTATGATGTAGGGTGCCAGGAGGCACCCCACAGAATTTACTCAGTTAGCGCTTCCTGAGGCTTGGGTAAGAAAGGCTCTAAGCCTTGCTCCTGTGCCCACCTTCTTCCCAGCTCGTAGGCAGCTTTGGCTGTGCTGAGGTTCTTCTCTATGAGTTCCAGCTTCTTTTTGAACTTTCTCTCCAGTGCCGAGTCAAGGGATGCGGTACCACCAGAGGCTACAAACTTCTTCAGAAACCTTGATTTTATACCATGCTCTATGGCTTCCAGCCCCACGCACCCAACAGCACCAAAGAGCGCACCTATCATAGCCATGTTGGTAGAAAGCTCAGTGCCAGCTATATCAATGGCAAACTTGGTGGCAGAGAAGTTAAGGACCTTGACATTTAAAGACTCAAGAAACTCCTTGTCCTCGTCGGTAAGCAGGTCCTCTTCCGAATTGATGATGATAAGCCCGTTTTTCTTTATACCCGAGTAAAAGGGCATGGTGTAGGACTTGCCCATAGTGATGACCTGAGGGTGGAAGACCATTATCACATCGGGGTAGACCACCTCGCCTCTGTCGTATATAGGCTCTATACCTATACGCGCGTAGCTCTCCGCAGGTGCCATCCTCTTTTCCGCGCCAAAAAAGGGGTTGGAAACGGCATAATAGCCCTCGTAGTCCGCTGCGGTGGCTATGATGTGCGCAGCGGTAACTGCACCCTGACCGCCTAAAGCAGGCATCCTTATGTTCACCCTTCTCCTTTTCATAGCAGTCCTTCCTCCTTCACTCTGTTTATGACTTCCTCAGCCTGAGGCGTCATGTACTCAAAGAAGGAAAATCTCTCTTTGTCCCTTTGTCTCATCTCGTCAAGACCGTCGTCGGAGTTGAGACCTATCTCCAGTATGCATGGAGTGTAGAGGTGCACATAGGTAGGTCCTACTTCCCGCGCTACATATATAGCCTTCTTTATAACACTCTCTACTCTCTTGGGGGAAGACACGGTGAGCCTTGCCACATAGTGACATCCTGAGTCTATGGCTATCTGCCACATGGGTACTTTATCCCACTGCTTGCCCTTGGGTGCCATTTTAAACACATGTCCCTTGACCGTCATACCGCTCTCCTGCCCGCCTGTGTTGGCATAAACCTCGTTGTCAAAGCATATGGTGGTGATCTTCTCCTGCCTGAAGAAAGACTGGAGTGTGCAGTCAAGACCTATATCAACTATTGCACCATCACCTGCCAGCACCACCACATCCTTTACCTTGTCTGGGAATCTCCACTCCAGCACTCTCTTTATGCCAGAAGCTACCGCATTCTGGTTTCCAAACAGGGAGTGGACCGTGTGGAGCGCTATGTGTGGGAAAACCAGAGATGTGCATCCTGTGGAGTTGACTATTATGGTATCTTCTGGATTGGGCAGGGAGGCAAGTATGTACCTGAGAGCCATAGACTCGGGACATCCCGCGCACAGGGAGTGCTCTTCTATGAGCTCTTTAGTGTAGGGAAGGTCCATCACGCCCCTCTTGGGATTACCCCAGGTGGCTCTTTCTTCAAGGTCCACTATCTCCTTTGGTATAAACTCTCTAAGAGCTTCGTTTATCTCGTATATTTTATATGACATGCTTGACCTCCTTTCCGGTAAGTTTTAGCACCTCTCTCACTATGACTTCTGCAGGCATGGTCATACCGCCAGCAACTCTGGGAGCACCTATGATCTCTGCGCTGGAGTGTCCGTATAGGTATCTTCTGACTTCCCTTTCAAGCCAGCCTACCACATTAAACTCAGGAACGAATATGTACTTGGCACCTTTTGTTGCCTCTCTTAATTCCTCAATGGGGAAGGGTCTTATAGTTTTGAGCTTGACCACCCTTGCAGAAATACCTTCATCTTCCAACATTCTTACCGCTTCCTTTGCTTGTGCGGATGCTGTACCGCAGGCAACAAAGACCAGGTCTGCCTCCGGATCCCCGAAATGCTCTATGAGACCTCTAAGATAGTGTTTGGCGTATGGTCTTGACCTTTCTATGGCAGCGCGCACTTCCCACTGCCAACTGGCGTGGGTTGCGTAAGATATGTAGTTGGACTTCATGACAAAGGGGTCTCTGAGGAACCTGCCGGGTGGGACTTCTGCATCTATTACGGGCATAGGTGCCCTGTAGGGGTTGTAAGGTGGCAGAGCTATGTCATCCGGTGGTAGCATTACCGTCTCTCTGGTGTGAGATACAAAAAATCCGTCCACCACAGTTATAACAGGCACGTGCACATCAGGCTGCTCCGCCACTACAAAGCCTGCCAGTATCATGTCAAAGAGGTCCTGGGCAGTTTCTGCATACCATATCATGCAACCTGTGTCCAGCAGGAAGGAGACCTCCAGGTTATCCGGCTGTATAGATAAAGGTGCGTTTACGCCTCTTGCCATAAGCACCAGCTGGACTGGTATGCGTGTACCAGCCCACATGGGGAAGTTTTCCATAGCCCTGAGGGTTCCAGGTCCTGAGGTGGTGGTTATGGTCCTTGCTCCAGCCAAAGCGCACCCTGCAATTTCCGACATGACACCAAACTCGGACTCACCTCTGAAGTAAACGCCCACATAGCCCTCTACCCAAAGCTCACCGATGAGGTGTGCAGCCTCCGACTGAGGAGTTATAGGATAGGATACGGAAGCATCAACGGAAGCCCTTTTTACCGCCTCCTTTACCGCTTCCGAGCCCGTCATAAAGTGCTTGGTCCTTGGAGCTTCAAAGAGAAGGTAATCTGGTGAGACAACTTTTTGTCCTGCCCTGTTATATAAAATGCTTTCTGTTGCTTGCATATTACACCTCCTTACAAAGGGTTTTCTTAAATTTACTTAAAAAGTATGCCAGTGGCATGATGTTGGTCATTTACCCAGATCCCTCTTCACTTCTTCTGCTATCTTTATGAACTTCTCCATCTCCTCCAAATGCTGATCCCTCAAAGTTATCATAGCATCCTCGTGTCCCGCCATACCGCACATGGCTATGGTAAAGCAGTCCGTCTCCGCTCTTATTATCTTGAGCGCCACATTGGCATAGTGGCAGTGAACTCCCACAAAGATGCATGCCTTTATCTTGTTGTGCCATATAGTGAGGTTGGGATGATTAGGGTTTATCTCCACTGCTGGGTTTATCTTGGGATACTTGGGTCTGTAATCGTACATGGGGATAATTTTTGCTCCGA
The DNA window shown above is from Hydrogenobacter thermophilus TK-6 and carries:
- a CDS encoding thiamine pyrophosphate-dependent enzyme — its product is MSYKIYEINEALREFIPKEIVDLEERATWGNPKRGVMDLPYTKELIEEHSLCAGCPESMALRYILASLPNPEDTIIVNSTGCTSLVFPHIALHTVHSLFGNQNAVASGIKRVLEWRFPDKVKDVVVLAGDGAIVDIGLDCTLQSFFRQEKITTICFDNEVYANTGGQESGMTVKGHVFKMAPKGKQWDKVPMWQIAIDSGCHYVARLTVSSPKRVESVIKKAIYVAREVGPTYVHLYTPCILEIGLNSDDGLDEMRQRDKERFSFFEYMTPQAEEVINRVKEEGLL
- a CDS encoding response regulator — its product is MLKGRLLIIEDEVIVARYMKDILESFGYYVVACPSGEEAIKLVKEFHPDLAFVDIVLKGSIDGIETARYLNTTLGIPVVYVTAYTDEETLSRVKDTDYLGYLVKPFDDKDIYVSVELAMHKRRTKKMLKKPLRRVLGSLNKDELKILLFFVTTCSTDSWIHIPLHKIAKEVNSDIGNVSRAIRSLCKKGYVEILKSGRENYYRLSKDLAYEENI
- a CDS encoding transketolase C-terminal domain-containing protein encodes the protein MQATESILYNRAGQKVVSPDYLLFEAPRTKHFMTGSEAVKEAVKRASVDASVSYPITPQSEAAHLIGELWVEGYVGVYFRGESEFGVMSEIAGCALAGARTITTTSGPGTLRAMENFPMWAGTRIPVQLVLMARGVNAPLSIQPDNLEVSFLLDTGCMIWYAETAQDLFDMILAGFVVAEQPDVHVPVITVVDGFFVSHTRETVMLPPDDIALPPYNPYRAPMPVIDAEVPPGRFLRDPFVMKSNYISYATHASWQWEVRAAIERSRPYAKHYLRGLIEHFGDPEADLVFVACGTASAQAKEAVRMLEDEGISARVVKLKTIRPFPIEELREATKGAKYIFVPEFNVVGWLEREVRRYLYGHSSAEIIGAPRVAGGMTMPAEVIVREVLKLTGKEVKHVI
- a CDS encoding sensor histidine kinase, which gives rise to MYLHVLLLELFSTLLLLIILLYLFWAGRRESINKQEGWNYILLGFFLVFVGTLLDFGDNFPELNSYFILGKISHKPFFELFERFFGYFLGFFLLAIGLKKWMPTIIKLKEFQRELEKSHEELERKVRERTEHLLSEIAHRKRVEEKLLASLEERNILLREVHHRVKNNLQIVLSLIGMRLRTIKNASSRAVLEDLHQRIMAISLIHESLYKSESITSIDAGIYIENLLNNLYMFYGKDVRIHSEISNTLLSIDIATSVGIILSELVVNALKHAFPHGHGGNIYVHFKDTDDCILLEVWDDGVGLRDKGKDEKLGLKLIGMFLEHLKGSMEMEGGKGTRFKIRIPKVYDIK
- a CDS encoding TonB-dependent receptor; translated protein: MRGLSKGILFLISLVLTSFAQEKERELEPIEVIGISPLHGVDVSKERFPSSVETETYKEIEKQRTVNLSDFLNLRFSSIHLSTDRSNPFQNTLMYRGFTSSWMIGQPQGLSVYLDGVRMNEPFGDVVNWDIIPDKAINSVNLIPGSNPIFGLNTLGGSLSIETKNAFSFSGSEVGAYVGSFERRSGWFQTSYKLRENLGLYLTGDWFKGKGWRDFSDTDIKRGLGKLSYLLDRGFLDFSIIAADNSIQSTDVLLEKFLGIDRKMAFTARDIYKNNTYIFTHRGSYELSDHINLDWNLYYKKSRFSFDSGDMTDFEVEDSILVTEDEQPVLDKRGNPIPFPEGLIPGVVNRTVIKQNVYGGTIQTTLKGGIRGIKNSLTIGAGVDVSDAKYIFDREVGAFKPNREVSGFGILLGSAGDEVFFRDVKNRNAVYSLYFLDILSPFKPLDLFLGGRFNHIRVKLEDRTGLFPDINGTNSYSRFNPAVGASYEVLHNTFVYASYFESSRAPTPVEITCSDPNEPCRLPSAFVQDPPLRQVVAKTHETGIKGIMAGNIYWYLSLFNTDLKDDILPVAGGSLGQIYFKNVSKTRRRGLELGLEGKMGKLEVFAGYTLLDAEFRTQELFSSPNHPLIREVCNSGGSNPRVNCDLRALVVNPGDKIPGIPKHSIKLGMSYELLKGLSVGTDILYTSGVYLLGDEANLDRKTNSYTLVNLTANYRLGNLTLFARVENVFDKKYETTGRYVSLEDAAKLNPFLPVPVDPQRDSSRALAPGMPRSFLVGFNYSF
- a CDS encoding 2-oxoacid:acceptor oxidoreductase family protein codes for the protein MKRRRVNIRMPALGGQGAVTAAHIIATAADYEGYYAVSNPFFGAEKRMAPAESYARIGIEPIYDRGEVVYPDVIMVFHPQVITMGKSYTMPFYSGIKKNGLIIINSEEDLLTDEDKEFLESLNVKVLNFSATKFAIDIAGTELSTNMAMIGALFGAVGCVGLEAIEHGIKSRFLKKFVASGGTASLDSALERKFKKKLELIEKNLSTAKAAYELGRRWAQEQGLEPFLPKPQEALTE
- the nuoH gene encoding NADH-quinone oxidoreductase subunit NuoH; translation: MAQVSLDLIVTLIKVLLLLGILLGLGAYLTWFERKLAGHIQARMGPKLVGPFGLLQPLADGIKLLTKESIIPRGADRPVYYLAIVLSLAPALLLFSVIPFGPGFNLFGYEVKPVISDVNIALIFIFAMGSLAVYGTIFSGWASNSKYAFIGSLRKSAVMIAYEVILGFSVLGVVLLAGTLSTVGIVEAQIKSGVWYILYQPVAFLLYLFCMLAESGRVPFDIQEAEAELVTGYNVEYGGMRFGVFPLAEWYLNVMALSALAVILFFGGWSGPNIFGPFSPYLWFLIKTFSLVFFVLWLHWTLPRFQARDITEIAWKVLLPLALANVVLTAVVLYVL
- a CDS encoding carbon monoxide dehydrogenase beta subunit family protein — translated: MATLGPSGFSPYPVAVYEGVLNPPPGKALMFNEIVDEDIAMREAAKAMLTRQNPTIFPGPQVLYAWNEEAKEKAKLVRKMAEVLGAKIIPMYDYRPKYPKINPAVEINPNHPNLTIWHNKIKACIFVGVHCHYANVALKIIRAETDCFTIAMCGMAGHEDAMITLRDQHLEEMEKFIKIAEEVKRDLGK